One Methylocaldum marinum DNA window includes the following coding sequences:
- the cmr5 gene encoding type III-B CRISPR module-associated protein Cmr5 — protein sequence MQTLEQQRAAFAWEKVQRCTSDYKNLAKGAPALIMNNGLMQALAFYQSKGKEHHLSLNRHLCEWLRQRAIVGDASFAGTMAELHQAGSARYRLATEEALAVLKWIRQFAAALA from the coding sequence ATGCAAACCCTCGAACAACAACGCGCAGCATTCGCCTGGGAAAAAGTCCAGCGCTGCACCAGCGATTACAAGAATCTCGCCAAAGGCGCCCCGGCGCTCATCATGAACAACGGACTGATGCAGGCTTTAGCGTTCTATCAAAGCAAGGGGAAAGAACACCATCTGTCTTTGAACCGTCACCTTTGCGAATGGCTGCGGCAACGCGCCATTGTCGGCGACGCTTCCTTTGCAGGTACGATGGCCGAGTTGCACCAAGCCGGTTCGGCCAGATACCGCCTTGCGACCGAAGAAGCCCTGGCGGTACTCAAATGGATACGCCAGTTCGCGGCGGCGTTAGCCTAG